A single window of Gossypium hirsutum isolate 1008001.06 chromosome A10, Gossypium_hirsutum_v2.1, whole genome shotgun sequence DNA harbors:
- the LOC107915140 gene encoding aquaporin SIP1-1, whose amino-acid sequence MGIITIAIGDALLTSMWVFSMPLLKIFTSKIVGFLGAQTLPLATLMVSTVLVSILVMIFSFIGNVFGGASFNPAASMTFHVAGLKKNDSILSMAVRFPAQAAGGVAGVKAALGLIPAEYSNTLTGPSLKVDLHTGAVAEGLFTFGRSLALLLIMFMGPKNGWVKQWLVSLATAILVLTGSRFTGAPMNPASAFGWAYVNNRHNSWELYYVYWIGALFGATLGAWVFRFMVSLPLPPPTKQKKA is encoded by the coding sequence ATGGGAATCATAACGATAGCCATTGGAGACGCCTTGTTAACCTCGATGTGGGTATTTTCCATGCCGCTCTTAAAGATTTTCACCTCCAAAATCGTCGGTTTCCTCGGCGCCCAAACGTTGCCTTTGGCGACTCTTATGGTCTCGACGGTCTTAGTCAGTATTTTAGTCATGATTTTCAGCTTTATCGGCAACGTTTTCGGCGGCGCAAGCTTCAATCCCGCGGCTTCTATGACTTTCCACGTTGCGGGTCTCAAGAAAAACGACTCCATCCTCTCCATGGCCGTCAGATTCCCAGCTCAAGCCGCCGGTGGAGTCGCAGGCGTCAAGGCAGCTCTGGGTTTGATTCCCGCGGAATACAGCAACACCCTGACCGGACCTTCCCTGAAAGTGGACTTACACACCGGAGCCGTCGCAGAAGGACTGTTTACATTCGGACGAAGCCTTGCACTGCTGCTGATAATGTTTATGGGTCCAAAGAACGGGTGGGTTAAGCAATGGTTGGTGTCTTTAGCGACGGCGATTTTGGTTCTAACGGGCTCCAGATTCACGGGAGCTCCCATGAATCCTGCAAGTGCATTTGGATGGGCATATGTTAATAATCGACATAATTCATGGGAACTGTATTATGTTTATTGGATTGGTGCTTTGTTTGGGGCAACTTTGGGAGCTTGGGTTTTCAGATTCATGGTTTCTTTGCCACTTCCACCACCAACCAAGCAGAAAAAAGCTTGA